The proteins below are encoded in one region of Bosea sp. BIWAKO-01:
- the fdxA gene encoding ferredoxin FdxA produces MTYVVTENCIKCKYMDCVEVCPVDCFYEGENMLVIHPDECIDCGVCEPECPAEAIKPDTEPGLESWLQLNSKYASSWPNLTQKKDPPADAKDFDGVAGKLEEHFSPNPGEGD; encoded by the coding sequence ATGACCTATGTGGTCACCGAAAACTGCATCAAGTGCAAGTACATGGACTGCGTCGAGGTCTGTCCCGTCGACTGTTTCTATGAAGGCGAGAACATGCTCGTCATCCATCCCGACGAGTGCATCGATTGCGGTGTCTGCGAGCCCGAATGTCCGGCCGAGGCGATCAAGCCCGATACCGAGCCCGGCCTTGAGAGCTGGTTGCAGCTCAACTCGAAATATGCGTCGAGCTGGCCGAACCTGACCCAGAAGAAAGACCCGCCGGCCGACGCCAAGGACTTTGATGGCGTGGCCGGAAAGCTCGAAGAACATTTCTCGCCGAACCCCGGCGAAGGCGACTGA
- a CDS encoding CarD family transcriptional regulator has translation MSTAKKAVVRQGFKTGEFVVYPSHGVGQITAIEEQEVAGFKLELFVVSFAKDKMTLRVPTAKAVSVGLRKLADTDIVSKALTTLTGRARIKRTMWSRRAQEYEAKINSGDLVAIAEVVRDLYRSEAQPEQSYSERQLYEAAVDRMTREIAVVDDVTETEALKKIEGQLAKSPRRAAKGTEVDPADADLESDNDDLQEEAA, from the coding sequence ATGTCCACTGCGAAGAAAGCTGTTGTGCGCCAGGGTTTCAAGACGGGCGAGTTCGTCGTCTACCCGTCCCATGGCGTCGGCCAGATCACGGCGATCGAAGAGCAGGAGGTTGCCGGCTTCAAGCTTGAACTCTTCGTCGTCAGCTTTGCCAAGGACAAGATGACGCTGCGCGTTCCCACCGCCAAGGCTGTCAGCGTTGGCCTGCGCAAGCTTGCCGATACCGATATCGTCAGCAAGGCGCTGACCACGTTGACTGGCCGCGCCCGGATCAAGCGCACCATGTGGTCGCGCCGCGCCCAGGAATATGAGGCGAAGATCAATTCCGGCGATCTCGTCGCCATCGCCGAGGTCGTCCGCGATCTCTATCGTTCCGAGGCGCAGCCCGAGCAGTCCTATTCCGAGCGTCAGCTCTACGAGGCCGCGGTTGACCGCATGACCCGTGAGATCGCGGTCGTCGATGACGTGACCGAGACCGAAGCGCTGAAGAAGATCGAGGGCCAGCTCGCCAAGTCGCCGCGTCGTGCGGCCAAGGGCACCGAGGTCGACCCGGCTGATGCCGATCTCGAGAGCGATAATGACGATCTGCAGGAAGAAGCCGCCTGA